From Pseudosulfitobacter pseudonitzschiae, a single genomic window includes:
- a CDS encoding class I SAM-dependent methyltransferase: MTSATDHQIDRIAMYREMQRAIPGLDGMYRLVSALIASLAGKGARLLIAGAGGGREIAALGANAQAFEITAIDPSGDNLETAKQVAEQVGMSGRITFFRGTASDLPSRPCFDIATSLLVMHHLRDDGTKLAYLTALADRLTPGGTLIHADACLGGTGEFEMLIPAYLAHADLVGANPHATRLELEAIPRMPVVPETRMRALFAQAGFGEPREVFRSLWYRCWVSTRTGM, encoded by the coding sequence ATGACCTCTGCGACGGACCACCAGATTGACCGGATCGCGATGTATCGGGAGATGCAGCGCGCCATTCCCGGTCTCGATGGCATGTACCGCCTCGTGTCCGCCCTGATCGCGAGTCTTGCCGGCAAGGGCGCGCGGCTGCTGATCGCGGGGGCTGGCGGTGGGCGCGAAATCGCGGCTCTGGGCGCAAACGCGCAGGCGTTCGAGATCACGGCCATCGACCCCTCCGGCGACAATCTGGAGACCGCGAAACAGGTCGCCGAACAGGTGGGTATGTCGGGCAGGATCACGTTCTTCCGGGGCACCGCCTCCGACCTGCCGTCGCGGCCATGCTTCGATATCGCGACATCCCTGCTGGTCATGCACCATCTTCGCGATGATGGCACCAAACTGGCCTATCTGACGGCCCTCGCAGATCGGCTGACCCCTGGGGGCACGCTGATCCACGCCGACGCATGTCTTGGCGGGACAGGGGAATTCGAGATGCTGATCCCGGCCTATCTGGCGCATGCGGACCTTGTCGGTGCCAATCCTCACGCGACGCGCCTCGAACTCGAAGCGATACCGCGCATGCCGGTCGTGCCCGAAACCCGCATGCGGGCCCTGTTTGCGCAGGCAGGCTTTGGCGAGCCGCGCGAAGTCTTCCGAAGCCTGTGGTATCGATGCTGGGTCAGCACCCGCACCGGGATGTAG
- the gstA gene encoding glutathione transferase GstA yields MKLYFMPGACSLAPHIALREADLPFSLVEVNYQTRLTEGDRNYLEINPKGYVPALELADGELLTELPVILQYVDALAPEAALLPQPGMGRYRALEWLNFIGTEIHKSFSPLFRPTTPEAFLKPGREHLSRRLDMAEGHLRQHRYLSGSEFSLADVYLFTVCRWLGDQDLALATWPALQRHFDDILRRPAVRDALAHEGLTA; encoded by the coding sequence ATGAAGCTCTATTTCATGCCAGGCGCCTGCTCGCTGGCGCCGCATATCGCCCTTCGCGAGGCCGACCTGCCGTTCAGCCTGGTAGAGGTCAACTACCAGACTCGACTAACGGAAGGCGACCGCAACTATCTCGAGATCAATCCCAAGGGCTATGTCCCGGCGCTTGAACTGGCGGATGGCGAGCTTTTGACAGAACTTCCGGTGATATTGCAATATGTGGATGCGCTGGCACCCGAAGCCGCCCTGTTGCCGCAACCCGGGATGGGCCGCTATCGCGCGTTGGAATGGTTGAATTTCATCGGCACCGAGATTCACAAAAGCTTCAGCCCGCTCTTCCGGCCCACGACACCCGAGGCGTTCCTGAAACCGGGCCGGGAGCATCTGTCCCGGCGGCTCGACATGGCCGAGGGTCATCTGCGCCAGCACAGATACCTGTCGGGCTCCGAATTCTCGCTGGCGGATGTCTATCTGTTCACCGTTTGCCGCTGGCTGGGGGACCAGGATCTTGCGCTTGCGACCTGGCCGGCATTGCAGCGGCATTTCGATGATATCCTGCGGCGGCCGGCTGTCAGGGACGCACTCGCGCATGAGGGTCTGACCGCATGA
- a CDS encoding dihydrofolate reductase family protein, which yields MQPIIYDVAISIDGFISGPDGDISQFAQEGPVVEDYMARLATYATAIMGRRTYEFGYRFGLKPGQNPYEHMTTLVFSRSLELPENSDVEVHASGDAHLLGEFKASTPGPIYLCGGGAFAGALLSLGLIDLLRLKRAPVILGSGVHLFGDTAVSPALRHVETRKYDGGYLFQEFALRG from the coding sequence ATGCAGCCCATCATCTATGACGTCGCCATCTCGATCGACGGCTTCATCTCGGGCCCGGACGGGGACATTTCGCAATTCGCGCAGGAGGGACCGGTCGTCGAGGACTACATGGCGCGGCTGGCAACCTATGCCACCGCGATCATGGGCAGACGGACCTACGAGTTCGGCTATCGCTTCGGCCTGAAGCCCGGTCAGAACCCCTATGAGCACATGACAACGTTGGTCTTCTCGCGGTCTCTGGAACTGCCAGAAAACAGCGATGTAGAAGTGCATGCGAGCGGCGATGCGCATCTGCTCGGGGAGTTCAAGGCTTCAACACCGGGGCCGATCTACCTCTGCGGCGGCGGGGCATTCGCCGGAGCACTGCTGTCCCTGGGCCTGATCGATCTTCTCCGCCTGAAACGCGCACCGGTCATCCTCGGCAGCGGCGTTCACCTGTTCGGAGACACAGCCGTATCCCCTGCCCTGCGCCATGTCGAAACGCGGAAGTATGACGGCGGGTACCTCTTTCAGGAATTCGCCCTGCGCGGCTGA
- a CDS encoding flavin-containing monooxygenase translates to MQVTRKNETLVIGAGLSGLATARALAGRGLPVTILEAQHRVAEPWRQRHPALRLNIHRHFARLPGQKAPHDDGVFLKRDTVVAHLERYAARLGVPIHFGTAVTGIDRAGDGWAVTTTNGPFHAAHVVIATGRDREPYIPDWPGRESFDGEFLHAADLGDTSRFDGKRVLVVGAGNSGSDVLNHLVRHDPAEVLVSVRHGPAVVPTRVFGLPLHRLARIFAALPAAVLDPAFRITQRLFLGNLARHGLKSHPDGGGTRLLRDGVAFAIDDGFVAALKAGRIRVVPSVEGFDGAQVQLSDGTACRPDVVIAATGYRTGLERLLGHLDVLDRSGQPRHPMGERDAANPGLWFTGFRPIFTGYFDAARIAADRIADAVAADSRRHPAARESGAHAARAVTTRPAQAGASPT, encoded by the coding sequence ATGCAAGTGACACGAAAAAACGAAACGCTGGTGATCGGTGCGGGGCTTTCGGGCCTCGCAACCGCCCGTGCGCTCGCCGGTCGCGGCCTTCCGGTCACCATTCTTGAAGCGCAGCACCGCGTGGCCGAGCCGTGGCGGCAGCGCCACCCCGCGCTGCGGCTCAACATCCACCGCCACTTTGCCCGGCTTCCGGGGCAGAAGGCGCCGCACGATGATGGCGTCTTTCTCAAACGCGACACGGTGGTGGCGCATCTGGAGCGCTATGCGGCGCGTCTGGGTGTGCCGATCCATTTCGGAACGGCTGTGACCGGGATCGACAGAGCTGGCGACGGCTGGGCAGTGACCACAACAAACGGCCCGTTTCACGCGGCCCATGTCGTGATCGCTACCGGCCGGGATCGGGAGCCTTACATTCCTGACTGGCCGGGGCGCGAGAGCTTCGACGGTGAGTTCCTACACGCAGCCGATCTCGGCGATACGTCCCGTTTCGACGGCAAGCGGGTGCTGGTGGTGGGCGCCGGCAACTCGGGATCGGACGTGCTCAACCATCTGGTGCGGCACGACCCGGCAGAGGTTCTGGTCTCGGTCCGGCACGGCCCTGCGGTGGTGCCGACACGGGTCTTCGGGTTGCCGCTGCACCGGCTGGCACGGATCTTCGCGGCGCTGCCCGCGGCGGTGCTCGACCCGGCCTTCCGGATCACCCAGCGGCTGTTCCTTGGAAACCTCGCGCGCCACGGGCTGAAAAGCCATCCGGACGGCGGTGGCACGCGGCTGTTGCGCGACGGCGTGGCCTTCGCCATCGACGACGGGTTCGTCGCCGCGCTGAAGGCGGGCCGCATCCGGGTCGTGCCCTCGGTTGAGGGATTCGACGGTGCGCAGGTCCAGTTGTCGGACGGCACGGCATGCCGCCCGGATGTGGTGATCGCGGCGACTGGCTATCGCACCGGGCTGGAGCGATTGCTGGGGCACCTCGACGTGCTCGACCGGTCCGGCCAGCCCCGGCACCCGATGGGTGAGCGCGACGCCGCCAATCCCGGTCTGTGGTTCACCGGCTTCCGGCCGATCTTTACCGGCTATTTCGACGCCGCGCGCATCGCAGCCGACCGTATCGCCGACGCCGTCGCGGCCGATTCCCGGCGCCACCCGGCAGCTAGAGAATCCGGCGCGCATGCCGCGCGCGCCGTCACGACACGCCCCGCACAAGCGGGCGCAAGCCCGACCTGA
- a CDS encoding AraC family transcriptional regulator, protein MFDLLSDILTRLSLRGTLYFRTSFTEPWGVRVPAFRDVARFHFAHRGEALVRVAGVPVPVHLAQGDLIVIPHGTAHVLSCRHTGPDDALPLDDILSRAGFPGHGTLVWGGDESPRDTQLICGHFALAEGSKHLLFDQLPPFIHLRGYGEEAGPWLEATLRVIGAEAGGARLGGDLIALKMSEAIFAQAIRAYIEQAREVDCGVAGFADPHLARALTAFHRNPTSNWTVAALAREAGLSRTGFAERFTARIGATPMSYVTSWRMQIAREAISARGLSVAEAAEVSGYASESAFSRVFKKEIGISPAAFRQGGAESRAA, encoded by the coding sequence ATGTTTGACCTGCTCAGCGATATCCTCACCCGCCTCTCGCTCCGTGGCACGCTCTACTTCCGCACGAGCTTCACTGAACCCTGGGGCGTGCGTGTGCCCGCCTTCCGCGACGTCGCGCGCTTTCATTTCGCGCACCGGGGCGAGGCGCTCGTCCGGGTGGCGGGCGTGCCGGTGCCGGTGCATCTCGCCCAAGGCGATCTGATCGTGATTCCCCATGGCACCGCCCATGTCCTGTCGTGCCGCCATACCGGCCCGGACGACGCGTTGCCGCTTGACGACATCCTGTCTCGCGCCGGTTTTCCGGGCCATGGCACGTTGGTCTGGGGTGGCGACGAAAGCCCCCGCGACACGCAACTGATCTGCGGACATTTTGCCCTGGCCGAGGGGTCCAAGCATCTGTTGTTCGACCAGCTTCCCCCTTTCATTCATCTGCGGGGCTACGGCGAGGAGGCGGGCCCCTGGCTCGAGGCCACGCTTCGCGTGATCGGTGCCGAGGCGGGCGGCGCGCGGCTGGGTGGCGACCTGATCGCGCTCAAGATGTCCGAGGCGATCTTCGCCCAGGCGATCCGGGCCTATATCGAGCAGGCGCGCGAGGTCGATTGCGGCGTGGCGGGCTTCGCGGACCCGCACCTTGCCCGCGCGCTCACCGCCTTTCACCGGAATCCCACTTCGAATTGGACCGTGGCGGCGCTGGCCCGCGAGGCGGGACTGTCGCGCACCGGCTTCGCCGAAAGATTCACGGCGCGGATCGGCGCAACCCCGATGAGCTACGTGACGTCCTGGCGGATGCAGATCGCCCGCGAGGCGATCAGTGCGCGCGGACTCAGCGTCGCCGAGGCGGCGGAAGTATCAGGTTACGCCTCTGAATCCGCGTTCAGTCGGGTGTTCAAGAAAGAGATCGGTATCTCACCCGCCGCGTTCCGGCAGGGCGGTGCCGAGTCCCGCGCGGCGTGA
- a CDS encoding GNAT family N-acetyltransferase translates to MKRDAEESSPSVPTRADRNDQAASKAPVDDPIIVRPFEPDDAAAVRALFIAVNRLMAPRHMAEQFEAYIATALREEIDNIARYYAARGGQFFVASAAGGLVGMFGLEQAEPGAAELRRMYVDPRFRRRGIGRDLLARAETEAQKAGCKRMILSTSELQTAALTLYRNAGYRKVRQEVATRATNKTLGGAIRRFHFEKVLPGMARSPLPAIT, encoded by the coding sequence ATGAAACGCGATGCCGAGGAGTCCAGCCCTTCTGTTCCGACGCGCGCCGACCGGAATGACCAGGCCGCCTCAAAGGCACCAGTTGATGACCCGATCATCGTGCGACCGTTCGAACCGGACGATGCGGCGGCGGTGCGCGCGCTTTTCATCGCGGTGAACAGGCTGATGGCACCGCGTCACATGGCGGAACAATTCGAGGCCTACATTGCCACTGCGCTGCGAGAGGAGATCGACAATATCGCGCGCTACTATGCCGCGCGCGGTGGACAGTTCTTCGTCGCCTCCGCAGCGGGCGGACTGGTCGGCATGTTCGGTCTCGAACAGGCGGAACCCGGCGCGGCCGAGCTGCGCCGCATGTATGTCGATCCGCGGTTCCGGCGCCGCGGCATTGGGCGTGACTTGCTGGCCCGCGCCGAGACCGAGGCCCAAAAGGCCGGCTGCAAGCGGATGATCCTCAGCACGTCGGAGTTGCAAACGGCCGCACTCACCCTCTACCGAAACGCCGGATATCGCAAGGTTCGGCAGGAGGTCGCGACGCGGGCAACCAACAAGACCCTCGGCGGGGCGATCCGTCGATTTCACTTCGAGAAGGTACTGCCCGGCATGGCGCGCTCGCCGCTGCCCGCGATCACCTGA
- a CDS encoding DUF4142 domain-containing protein, with protein MKTLTLMIGLAVAATGVVAQAGEAMNDLEIAHTAYTAGQLDIRYAHLALAVSENDAVREFAQTMIRDHSAVNEAAGALIAELDVTPQDNALSQALIEGAAAKRTELASLAGAAFDCAYATNELGYHQVVNKTVAEDFIPVVTVEPLKALLGDALVTFRAHEAHAENMVSGLQCAG; from the coding sequence ATGAAAACCCTTACACTCATGATCGGCCTTGCCGTGGCGGCGACCGGTGTTGTTGCGCAGGCCGGTGAGGCGATGAACGATCTCGAGATCGCCCATACCGCCTATACGGCGGGTCAGCTCGACATCCGGTATGCGCATCTTGCTCTGGCTGTGTCTGAAAACGATGCCGTGCGCGAATTTGCCCAGACCATGATCCGGGATCATTCCGCGGTGAACGAAGCGGCAGGCGCGTTGATCGCCGAACTCGATGTCACCCCGCAGGACAACGCGCTGTCTCAGGCGCTGATCGAGGGGGCGGCGGCAAAGCGCACCGAACTGGCGAGCCTGGCGGGCGCGGCCTTCGACTGTGCTTATGCGACGAACGAACTCGGCTACCACCAGGTCGTGAACAAGACGGTCGCCGAGGACTTCATCCCCGTGGTCACAGTCGAACCTCTGAAGGCGCTGCTGGGGGATGCGCTCGTCACCTTCCGCGCACATGAAGCACATGCGGAGAATATGGTGTCGGGTCTGCAATGCGCGGGCTGA
- a CDS encoding GNAT family N-acetyltransferase yields the protein MRIRHALEADVPAIAQLARELASHVADPDPGADTDALLRLGFGGDRWFDCLLAEIGTEIVGFASYGKRFEIHTGSRRLWLGDLVVTQRCRNRGVGGALIAALRHKAVELGCDVIVLDLWAENASARAFYRKVGAVRDAELEVHLIPTGAD from the coding sequence ATGCGCATCCGACACGCGCTTGAGGCCGACGTTCCGGCCATCGCGCAACTGGCGCGTGAGCTGGCCAGCCATGTGGCCGATCCCGATCCGGGCGCGGACACGGACGCTTTGCTCCGGCTCGGATTCGGCGGAGACAGGTGGTTCGATTGCCTCCTCGCCGAAATCGGTACGGAGATCGTGGGCTTCGCGTCTTACGGCAAGCGCTTCGAAATTCACACAGGATCCCGAAGGCTGTGGCTTGGCGATCTGGTGGTTACGCAGCGGTGCCGCAATCGCGGGGTCGGCGGCGCGCTCATCGCGGCGCTGCGCCACAAGGCGGTGGAACTGGGATGCGACGTGATCGTTCTGGACCTGTGGGCCGAGAACGCATCGGCCCGGGCCTTTTATCGCAAAGTCGGCGCGGTGCGGGATGCAGAGTTGGAGGTGCATCTGATCCCGACGGGGGCAGACTGA
- a CDS encoding glutathione S-transferase family protein: MSEPITLVSHALCPYVQRIAIALAEKGVAHDRVTIDLADKPGWFLAISPLSRTPVLKVDDAALFESAAILEYLEETQPNPLHPADPVERARHRAWIGFGSEVLNDIAGFYAAPDEAALDAKAAALHARFRLLEDHLGQGPWFAGDRFSLVDAVFAPVFRYFETFEQIGDFGFFDGLARVPAWRVALAARPTARNAVAADYGDRLAEFLRRRNGALAGRMEISSVRERQSA, encoded by the coding sequence ATGTCTGAACCCATCACCCTCGTAAGCCACGCGCTTTGCCCCTATGTCCAGCGCATCGCCATCGCCCTTGCAGAAAAGGGCGTCGCGCATGACCGTGTCACCATTGATCTCGCTGACAAGCCGGGCTGGTTTCTGGCGATTTCGCCGCTCAGCCGCACGCCGGTCCTGAAGGTGGACGACGCGGCGCTGTTTGAATCCGCTGCGATCCTTGAATATCTCGAGGAAACACAGCCCAACCCGCTGCATCCCGCCGATCCGGTCGAACGGGCGCGGCATCGTGCCTGGATCGGTTTCGGTTCGGAAGTGCTGAACGACATCGCGGGTTTCTACGCCGCGCCGGACGAGGCAGCGCTCGACGCAAAGGCGGCGGCACTGCATGCCCGCTTCCGCCTGCTCGAGGACCATCTCGGCCAGGGCCCGTGGTTCGCGGGCGACCGCTTCAGCCTGGTCGACGCGGTCTTCGCTCCGGTGTTCCGTTACTTCGAAACCTTCGAGCAGATCGGGGACTTCGGTTTTTTCGACGGGCTTGCCCGGGTTCCGGCCTGGCGTGTGGCGTTGGCGGCCCGACCGACCGCGCGCAATGCCGTCGCCGCTGACTATGGTGACCGTCTGGCCGAGTTCCTGCGTCGCCGCAATGGCGCGCTGGCAGGTCGTATGGAAATAAGCTCCGTGCGGGAAAGGCAGTCGGCTTGA
- a CDS encoding DUF1127 domain-containing protein has translation MELNLKHIWPTRSRGRGVAGRTRRLIARIRNRQRLRRDKRHVSQLCDHLLRDIGLDEYAVRRRESDQWPEL, from the coding sequence ATGGAACTGAACCTGAAACACATTTGGCCTACGCGGTCTCGCGGCAGAGGCGTCGCCGGGCGTACCCGCCGACTGATCGCGCGAATACGCAACCGGCAAAGACTGCGGCGGGACAAGCGGCACGTGTCGCAGCTTTGCGACCACCTGCTCCGGGACATTGGACTGGACGAATACGCAGTCCGGCGGCGCGAAAGCGACCAGTGGCCCGAGCTTTGA
- a CDS encoding GNAT family N-acetyltransferase gives MTQKGSPRITFARLPDIPPDILIAHMSDPRVAAHMPLLKGAWNRDIAAEFVAAKEERWRSDGLGHWAILADDRYVGWGGFQKEGVEWDFGLVLKPDAFGLGARITREAIAFARADARIPFVTFLLPPSRRNLAALDRLGARFVGEIEHDGATFLKYRLETR, from the coding sequence ATGACGCAGAAAGGGTCGCCCCGGATCACATTCGCGCGCTTGCCGGATATCCCGCCGGACATCCTGATCGCGCATATGTCCGACCCGCGCGTGGCCGCACACATGCCGCTGCTGAAAGGCGCGTGGAACCGCGACATCGCCGCGGAATTCGTCGCAGCCAAGGAGGAGCGCTGGCGCAGCGACGGGCTGGGGCATTGGGCAATCCTTGCGGATGATCGCTATGTGGGCTGGGGCGGGTTCCAGAAGGAGGGCGTGGAATGGGATTTCGGCCTGGTCCTGAAACCTGACGCCTTCGGACTTGGCGCACGGATCACCCGCGAGGCCATCGCCTTCGCCAGGGCCGACGCGCGCATTCCCTTCGTCACCTTCCTGCTGCCGCCGTCGCGCCGGAACCTCGCCGCGCTCGACCGGTTGGGCGCGAGGTTCGTCGGCGAAATCGAGCATGATGGCGCGACATTCCTCAAGTACCGGTTGGAGACGCGGTGA
- a CDS encoding class I SAM-dependent methyltransferase, whose product MTVQNEIIAFDEARAEAFANRFVGTLNEAALAIMTSLGHRAGLFDALAENPGLTSDALALKAGVNERYLREWLGVMVTSGVVAYDPHAGSYTLPPEHAAFLTRAAAPDNMAVTTQFIGVAASVENEMLERFRTGEGLCYGHFDRFHEVMAEDSAQLVVASLVDAILPVVPGLIDRLKDGIDVADFGCGGGRAMLRLAREFPHSRFFGFDLCADAFAATEAEARAEGLENLAFESCDLSSVQSVGRFDLVTAFDAVHDQKDPKGFLALIHRSLRKGGVFLMQDIGGSRDLEKNIKNPFAPLLYTISSMHCTPISIGQGGPGLGAMWGVETAQEYLAATGFASVETHRLPHDPINAYFVARP is encoded by the coding sequence ATGACGGTTCAAAACGAGATCATCGCATTCGACGAGGCCAGGGCCGAAGCCTTTGCCAACCGCTTTGTCGGCACGCTGAACGAAGCGGCATTGGCGATCATGACATCGCTTGGGCACCGCGCCGGCCTGTTCGATGCGCTGGCCGAAAATCCCGGCCTGACGTCGGACGCACTGGCCCTCAAGGCGGGCGTGAACGAACGCTACTTGCGGGAATGGCTCGGCGTCATGGTGACGTCCGGTGTCGTTGCCTACGACCCCCATGCAGGCAGCTACACGCTGCCGCCCGAGCATGCCGCGTTTCTCACCCGCGCGGCCGCGCCCGACAACATGGCGGTGACAACGCAGTTCATCGGTGTCGCCGCCTCTGTCGAAAACGAGATGCTGGAGCGGTTCCGCACCGGCGAGGGCCTCTGCTATGGCCATTTCGACCGGTTTCACGAGGTCATGGCCGAGGACAGCGCTCAACTGGTGGTGGCCAGCCTTGTCGATGCGATCCTGCCGGTCGTGCCGGGCCTGATCGACCGGTTGAAGGACGGGATCGACGTGGCCGATTTCGGCTGCGGCGGCGGGCGGGCGATGCTGCGTCTGGCACGGGAATTCCCCCACAGCCGTTTCTTCGGTTTTGATCTTTGCGCCGACGCCTTCGCGGCGACCGAGGCCGAAGCGCGTGCCGAAGGGCTGGAAAATCTCGCATTCGAGAGCTGCGATCTGTCCTCGGTGCAATCCGTCGGACGGTTCGATCTGGTCACCGCGTTCGACGCCGTCCACGACCAGAAGGATCCGAAAGGGTTTCTGGCGCTCATCCACCGGTCGCTGCGCAAGGGCGGCGTGTTCCTGATGCAGGATATCGGCGGCTCGCGCGATCTGGAGAAGAACATCAAGAACCCGTTCGCGCCGCTGCTCTACACGATCTCATCCATGCACTGCACGCCGATCTCGATCGGTCAGGGCGGGCCCGGACTGGGGGCGATGTGGGGCGTCGAGACGGCGCAGGAATACCTCGCCGCCACCGGCTTCGCCTCGGTCGAGACGCATCGCCTGCCGCATGACCCGATCAACGCCTACTTCGTCGCCCGACCCTGA
- a CDS encoding carboxymuconolactone decarboxylase family protein produces MARITQVSDTAAAPEAATLFTAIKGKLGMVPNLYRVAANQPAVLGGMLGLNEALARGSFDARTREAIALAVAGVNGCDYCASAHAAISAGLKMTPGDIDAHLAGRSDDPRTAAILRLALAIVQARGLIADADLTTARDAGLSEADIVETVANVVANIFTNYLNHVADTDIDFPARKARAA; encoded by the coding sequence ATGGCACGTATCACCCAGGTTTCCGACACCGCCGCCGCCCCCGAGGCCGCCACGCTTTTCACCGCGATCAAGGGCAAGCTCGGCATGGTGCCGAACCTCTACCGCGTCGCGGCAAACCAGCCCGCTGTGCTCGGCGGCATGCTCGGCCTCAACGAGGCGCTGGCCCGAGGCAGCTTCGACGCCCGCACACGCGAGGCGATCGCCCTTGCCGTTGCCGGAGTAAATGGCTGCGACTACTGCGCCTCGGCCCATGCCGCGATCTCTGCCGGGCTGAAGATGACGCCCGGCGATATCGACGCCCATCTGGCCGGCCGCTCGGACGATCCGCGAACCGCGGCGATATTGCGGCTGGCGCTGGCCATCGTGCAGGCACGCGGCCTGATCGCCGATGCAGACCTGACCACGGCCCGCGATGCCGGCCTTTCGGAGGCGGATATCGTCGAGACGGTCGCGAACGTGGTGGCGAACATCTTCACCAACTACCTCAACCACGTCGCCGATACCGATATCGACTTCCCCGCCCGCAAAGCCCGCGCCGCCTGA
- a CDS encoding cupredoxin domain-containing protein, translating into MRGLTRPTRRRFGQGLGTALALAGLPGILRAHDGTHEVTVRIERFAFDPPEIEIIVGDSVTWINGDVAPHTATALSGDWDTGNLERDGQGRITFDSPGEHRYICGFHPHMKGTVVVHAKTDG; encoded by the coding sequence ATGCGCGGGCTGACACGGCCCACACGGAGACGGTTTGGTCAGGGACTCGGCACCGCGCTGGCCCTGGCCGGACTCCCCGGCATTCTTCGGGCACATGACGGCACGCATGAGGTCACGGTGCGAATCGAGCGTTTCGCCTTCGATCCGCCTGAAATCGAGATCATCGTCGGCGACAGTGTGACCTGGATCAACGGTGATGTCGCACCGCACACGGCCACCGCGCTCAGCGGCGACTGGGATACCGGCAATCTCGAACGGGATGGCCAAGGTCGGATCACGTTCGATTCACCAGGCGAGCATCGCTACATCTGCGGGTTTCACCCGCACATGAAAGGAACTGTCGTCGTTCACGCCAAAACGGACGGCTAA
- a CDS encoding pyridoxamine 5'-phosphate oxidase family protein, which yields MNHPATFHAGEIAVQDRAGVPPRTREMASRAMRDAMPAQHQEFFESLPLVFLALLDRRGRPWAVPVSGTPGFARALSPKRLSLSHTPDLAEDFDLDTGPGASVGLIGIDLATRRRNRMNGQTASGGEGLEIAVEQSFGNCPKYIQTRAFELSRTDPPLPVRRQMPLKSDAVRSIIAGADTFFIASRGARVARNATEGLDVSHRGGRPGFLGINEDGTLSFPDFSGNRYFNTLGNIEADGRAGLLVPDFASGDALCLTGRAAVDWTSGRATAFAGAERIVDFVPDEIWHVEHALPATARLIEVWPDLNQTGRWQDAHPTRA from the coding sequence ATGAACCACCCAGCCACATTTCACGCCGGCGAGATCGCGGTGCAGGATCGCGCCGGCGTTCCGCCGCGGACGCGAGAGATGGCCTCGCGCGCGATGCGCGATGCCATGCCCGCGCAGCATCAGGAGTTCTTCGAGAGCCTGCCGCTGGTGTTCCTCGCACTTCTCGACCGGCGGGGCCGGCCCTGGGCGGTGCCGGTATCGGGAACGCCGGGATTCGCACGGGCGCTTTCCCCGAAACGACTTTCGCTGAGCCACACACCGGATCTTGCAGAGGACTTCGACCTCGACACCGGTCCCGGCGCGAGTGTCGGTCTGATCGGCATCGATCTTGCAACGCGCCGCCGCAACAGGATGAATGGCCAGACCGCCTCTGGCGGCGAGGGCCTGGAAATTGCCGTCGAGCAGAGTTTCGGCAACTGCCCGAAATACATCCAGACCCGCGCCTTCGAGCTGTCGCGCACCGATCCACCGCTGCCCGTGCGACGGCAAATGCCGTTGAAGAGTGACGCGGTCCGGAGCATCATTGCCGGCGCGGATACGTTCTTCATCGCCTCGCGCGGCGCGCGAGTTGCAAGGAACGCCACTGAAGGACTCGATGTCTCCCACCGCGGCGGGCGGCCCGGGTTTCTGGGCATCAACGAGGACGGCACGCTTTCCTTTCCCGATTTCTCGGGCAACCGGTACTTCAACACGCTCGGCAATATCGAGGCCGATGGCCGGGCGGGTCTGTTGGTGCCGGATTTCGCCAGCGGCGACGCGCTGTGCCTGACCGGTCGGGCGGCGGTCGACTGGACCTCCGGCCGTGCCACCGCCTTCGCGGGCGCTGAACGCATCGTGGACTTCGTGCCGGACGAGATCTGGCATGTGGAACATGCGCTTCCGGCCACCGCACGCCTGATCGAGGTCTGGCCGGACCTGAACCAGACCGGGAGATGGCAAGATGCGCATCCGACACGCGCTTGA